Proteins encoded within one genomic window of Prosthecochloris marina:
- a CDS encoding putative porin codes for MKKFIALFAFLLVSGWSTAHAVDWNWKGDIRYRYESKLDESKDEDNSRDRHRLRVRIGVFPWINEELSAGVQLSSGSDDPVSRNQTLGDGFAPKDIRLNQAFIDYHPMFLDGEANFIFGKREVKQTLIRVNDLVWDSDLTLEGMTFHFGKDGKKQRQGLNAVAGYYFIDEIKTGKPFDEEDPYFWAAQLAYTGQAGDLGFMLGASYYDYVNIVGMGEGVLGDWADSFYGNSGNGVYEYDYDILEIFGDVGGKFSGGLPWKAYGQYVMNVADDVDEDDKGYLVGFKLGKAKKVGQWEVDANYTYLEKDAVLGAYTDSDRFGGGTDGQGFEVGAKYHLVQNMTLGLKYLGHEKGIDSEEDVHILQADMVVKF; via the coding sequence ATGAAAAAATTTATTGCGCTTTTTGCTTTTCTGCTCGTTTCGGGATGGAGCACCGCTCATGCAGTTGATTGGAACTGGAAAGGTGACATTCGTTATCGTTACGAGTCGAAGCTGGACGAATCCAAAGACGAAGACAATAGCAGGGACCGTCATCGTCTCCGTGTTCGTATCGGTGTATTTCCTTGGATCAACGAGGAACTGAGCGCAGGAGTCCAGCTTTCATCCGGTTCCGATGATCCGGTTTCACGCAACCAGACGCTCGGTGACGGATTCGCTCCGAAAGATATAAGGCTTAACCAGGCGTTCATCGACTATCATCCGATGTTCCTCGATGGTGAAGCAAACTTCATCTTCGGTAAAAGAGAAGTCAAGCAGACGCTTATCCGTGTTAACGACCTTGTCTGGGACAGTGATCTGACGCTCGAAGGTATGACTTTCCATTTCGGCAAGGACGGCAAGAAACAGCGCCAGGGTTTGAATGCCGTAGCAGGATATTACTTCATCGACGAGATCAAGACGGGTAAACCATTTGATGAAGAAGATCCATATTTCTGGGCAGCTCAGCTCGCTTATACAGGTCAGGCCGGGGATCTCGGTTTCATGCTTGGGGCAAGTTACTATGATTATGTCAACATCGTTGGTATGGGTGAAGGTGTTTTAGGCGATTGGGCTGACAGCTTCTATGGTAATTCCGGTAACGGTGTCTATGAGTACGACTATGATATTCTCGAGATCTTTGGTGATGTCGGGGGGAAATTCAGCGGTGGTCTTCCTTGGAAGGCTTATGGCCAGTACGTTATGAACGTTGCAGATGACGTGGATGAAGATGACAAGGGTTATCTTGTCGGCTTCAAGTTGGGTAAAGCAAAAAAAGTCGGTCAGTGGGAGGTCGATGCCAACTATACCTATCTTGAAAAAGATGCCGTTCTTGGGGCTTATACTGATTCCGATCGCTTTGGCGGTGGTACCGACGGCCAGGGTTTCGAGGTTGGTGCTAAATATCACCTTGTTCAGAACATGACTCTCGGTCTGAAGTATCTCGGCCATGAAAAGGGGATCGACAGTGAAGAGGATGTTCACATTCTGCAGGCTGACATGGTTGTTAAGTTCTGA
- a CDS encoding GNAT family N-acetyltransferase produces the protein MSCITVERVLSNEARRDAVEIIEQVFKKEKKWISKAQGQLPKTLEETDTYSWFLAKVDDRPAGVLRLMYDPPLELPREYDVRLLPGVNIEKMKQEGRYVEIGRFMIKSEFRKNPRIALRLMRTATKEVIERDYTHFITDVFEGEPNSPLNFHTRVLGFEVIGKHLFGDLNCSSTRIILTLDIVKVYRRIRNSRSRVYGELTEGIRGILDRKLAAAGPRM, from the coding sequence ATGTCCTGTATAACGGTTGAAAGGGTGTTGTCCAATGAAGCACGCAGAGATGCTGTTGAAATTATTGAACAGGTGTTCAAAAAGGAAAAAAAGTGGATCAGTAAGGCACAGGGGCAATTGCCCAAAACCCTCGAAGAAACGGATACCTACTCATGGTTTCTTGCGAAAGTCGATGATCGACCGGCAGGGGTCCTGAGATTAATGTATGATCCACCTCTCGAACTTCCTCGGGAGTATGATGTCAGATTGCTTCCCGGCGTCAATATCGAAAAAATGAAACAGGAGGGCCGTTATGTGGAAATCGGCCGTTTTATGATCAAGAGCGAGTTTCGAAAAAACCCGAGAATTGCTCTCCGCCTGATGCGCACGGCTACAAAAGAGGTCATTGAAAGAGACTATACTCATTTTATTACGGATGTATTCGAGGGAGAGCCCAACTCTCCTCTTAATTTTCATACAAGGGTTCTTGGATTCGAAGTTATCGGTAAGCACCTGTTTGGCGATCTGAACTGCAGTTCTACCCGTATCATCCTCACTCTTGACATCGTAAAGGTATATCGCAGGATTCGCAACAGCCGGAGCAGGGTGTACGGTGAGCTTACCGAGGGCATACGGGGAATTCTCGATCGAAAGCTCGCCGCAGCCGGACCGCGAATGTAA
- a CDS encoding lysophospholipid acyltransferase family protein has protein sequence MKSFFRMSYLRENLFGKLPFLKPVESMLLRFFMIPTLLFVRAQGLEYIRDRREPVIFAFNHNNSIESILVPTFLVYHSGGQKISFVVDWMYGKIPLIEQIFERMDPVYVYHKRSTLKFLESKRPNAGRPVDVVSLCCEKLKDGKRVGIFPEGKRNKDPFRLLKAKPGIGHIALRSEAPVVPVGINCVSGGKKKKVRSLGRISLNIGEPLRFDDLAKAYHQAGNSDFSSFTTDNEQHMLARAVTNRVMSVIAGLCGKEYPFSTLAVKSRNTAKVIQKITTIPSRRSYVLYNG, from the coding sequence ATGAAAAGCTTTTTCAGAATGAGCTATTTGCGCGAAAATCTCTTCGGCAAGCTCCCGTTTCTGAAACCGGTCGAATCAATGTTGTTGAGGTTTTTCATGATTCCGACTCTTCTTTTTGTTCGCGCACAAGGCCTTGAATATATCAGGGATAGGCGTGAGCCTGTGATTTTTGCGTTCAACCACAACAACTCGATTGAATCGATCCTGGTTCCGACTTTTCTTGTTTATCACAGCGGTGGACAGAAGATCAGCTTTGTTGTTGACTGGATGTATGGAAAAATACCATTGATAGAGCAGATTTTCGAGCGGATGGACCCGGTTTACGTCTATCACAAGCGCTCTACCCTCAAGTTTCTCGAATCAAAAAGACCTAATGCGGGGCGTCCTGTTGATGTTGTTTCCCTTTGCTGTGAAAAACTCAAGGATGGCAAACGTGTCGGTATCTTTCCCGAAGGAAAACGAAATAAAGATCCTTTCAGGCTTCTTAAGGCAAAGCCGGGCATTGGGCATATTGCTCTTCGGTCGGAAGCTCCTGTCGTTCCGGTAGGAATCAATTGTGTATCCGGGGGAAAGAAAAAAAAAGTTCGCTCGTTAGGCAGGATTTCGCTCAACATAGGTGAACCTTTACGTTTTGATGACCTTGCGAAGGCTTACCACCAGGCGGGTAATTCTGACTTTTCATCATTTACTACAGACAATGAGCAGCATATGCTTGCCCGTGCTGTGACAAACAGGGTGATGTCTGTAATAGCTGGATTGTGCGGTAAGGAATACCCTTTTTCGACACTTGCAGTAAAATCGCGAAATACAGCAAAGGTGATTCAAAAAATAACAACCATACCATCAAGGAGGTCATATGTCCTGTATAACGGTTGA